A region of Montipora capricornis isolate CH-2021 unplaced genomic scaffold, ASM3666992v2 scaffold_339, whole genome shotgun sequence DNA encodes the following proteins:
- the LOC138035252 gene encoding uncharacterized protein, whose amino-acid sequence MVSFDVVSLFTAIPVDKACDYIRKKLEDDLSLHSRTNLDIEDIISLLNFVLSNNFFVYNDTIYKQIHGCAMGSPVSPVVANLCMEEIEKTAINTTTVSPKLWKRYVDDSFCIIKSDAVASFHNSLNSIDQHISFTIEHESNGQLPFLDTLISRDNGKLLVDIYRKPTHTDRYLDFHSHHDRKHKISTAETLLHRALNLPNTQVGKTRETARVCAALHSNGYPKKIAADVIRKKARPPPPTPTPEELVGMFFKWVEPTNRRNFAVLPYIKGITEPLTRILKEHDIQVTSRPVKTLQQHFPIPKFRPAEDDQCNVIYKIPCASCPWSYIGETKRSFTTRRKEHMRNLKHCTKGSNVAKHAWTFNHDIDFNNSKIIDKANNRSRKTLESWHTAKPVGADNNSCPLPRQYHILLKKH is encoded by the coding sequence ATGGTTTCCTTTGATGTGGTTTCTCTATTCACCGCCATCCCTGTCGACAAAGCTTGCGATTATATCAGGAAGAAATTAGAGGACGATTTGTCTCTCCATTCCAGAACCAACCTAGACATCGAGGACATAATTTCCTTATTGAATTTTGTGTTGTCCAATAACTTCTTCGTTTACAATGACACCATTTACAAACAAATCCACGGTTGTGCTATGGGTAGCCCCGTCAGCCCTGTAGTAGCCAACCTATGCATggaagaaatcgaaaaaacagCAATCAACACGACTACTGTTTCGCCGAAATTGTGGAAGCGGTATGTAGACGACAGTTTCTGCATTATTAAGAGCGACGCTGTTGCCTCCTTTCACAATTCATTGAACTCAATCGATCAGCATATTTCTTTCACCATCGAACACGAGTCCAACGGCCAACTACCCTTTCTTGACACCCTCATTTCGCGCGATAACGGAAAACTTTTGGTCGACATCTACCGCAAACCCACGCATACGGATAGATATCTCGACTTCCATTCACACCATGACAGGAAACATAAAATCAGCACCGCTGAGACACTCCTGCATCGAGCTTTGAATCTCCCCAACACACAAGTTGGAAAGACCCGTGAAACTGCTCGTGTTTGCGCCGCTTTACACTCCAACGGCTATCCCAAAAAAATTGCTGCTGATGTTATAAGAAAGAAAGCGAGGCCTCCACCACCTACACCTACTCCAGAAGAGTTGGTTggtatgttttttaaatgggttgAGCCAACAAACCGACGCAACTTTGCAGTCCTTCCCTACATCAAAGGCATCACGGAACCTCTCACAAGAATCCTCAAGGAACACGACATCCAAGTCACTAGCAGACCAGTTAAAACTTTACAGCAGCATTTCCCTATCCCTAAGTTTCGACCTGCCGAAGACGACCAGTGCAATgtcatctataaaattccatgcgcatcttgcccgtggagctacattggcgaaactaaaagatcctttactactaggagaaaggaacatatgaggaacttaaagcattgtactaaaggctcaaatgtcgcaaaacacgcgtggacttttaatcatgatattgactttaacaattctaaaatcattgacaaagcgaacaaccggagcagaaagacattggagtcTTGGCACACGGCAAAACCTGTAGGGGCAGACAACAATTCGTGCCCGctcccaagacaatatcacattctcttaaagaaacactaa